The proteins below come from a single Crossiella sp. CA-258035 genomic window:
- a CDS encoding MFS transporter, producing the protein MTGRAAGPGTSVAPLVLLEVAAVLSTWANAVLTLALSWLALERTGSPVAAGIIAAASTLPMLLGALFAGTVVDLVGGRRTAAGADLLSAGSVAAIAVLDLAGGFSLWAVAALACTGSLFDLAGMTGRKVLLPAAAGRAGLRLEAVNGIHESLKGVALVAGPALGGLLIGLGGAATALAVAVVAPALAAAGTLLVRLPEQGRPKVAGSALRFAWHGSRQGFAAVWRDPLLRLTALMGATLYLAYLPIASIVLPAYFHAQHAPERLGLLSMTLAAGGIGGAVGYAVLGHRLRGRATFVTAMVASAAGLVAMSFLPPYPALLALAGVVGLASGPISPLTNLATQLRSAPELRGRVMGIMTSAGYVGGPVGHLLGGPLVQRLGPEGAFAVLAGVLFLLVLGASWLPALRGFDRLSATA; encoded by the coding sequence ATGACCGGGCGCGCGGCCGGACCGGGCACCTCGGTGGCTCCGCTGGTGCTGCTCGAGGTGGCCGCGGTGTTGTCGACCTGGGCGAACGCGGTGCTCACCCTGGCGCTGTCCTGGCTGGCGCTGGAGCGGACCGGCAGTCCGGTGGCGGCCGGGATCATCGCGGCGGCCAGCACGCTGCCGATGCTGCTGGGCGCGCTGTTCGCGGGCACGGTGGTGGACCTGGTCGGCGGCAGGCGCACCGCGGCGGGCGCGGACCTGCTCTCCGCGGGGTCGGTGGCCGCGATCGCGGTGCTCGACCTGGCGGGCGGGTTCTCGCTGTGGGCGGTGGCCGCGCTGGCCTGCACCGGTTCGCTGTTCGACCTGGCCGGGATGACCGGGCGCAAGGTGCTGCTGCCGGCCGCGGCCGGGCGGGCCGGACTGCGGCTGGAGGCGGTCAACGGGATCCACGAGTCGCTCAAGGGGGTCGCGCTGGTCGCCGGGCCCGCGCTGGGCGGGCTGCTGATCGGGCTCGGCGGCGCGGCCACGGCGCTGGCGGTGGCCGTGGTCGCGCCCGCGCTGGCCGCGGCGGGCACGCTGCTGGTCCGGCTGCCTGAGCAGGGCCGACCGAAGGTGGCGGGGTCGGCCCTGCGGTTCGCCTGGCACGGGTCGCGGCAGGGCTTCGCCGCGGTGTGGCGGGACCCGCTGCTGCGGCTGACCGCGCTGATGGGGGCGACGCTGTACCTGGCGTACCTGCCGATCGCGAGCATCGTGCTGCCCGCCTACTTCCACGCCCAGCACGCGCCGGAGCGGCTGGGCCTGCTCAGCATGACCCTGGCCGCGGGTGGCATCGGCGGCGCGGTGGGCTACGCCGTGCTCGGCCACCGGCTGCGCGGGCGGGCCACCTTCGTCACCGCGATGGTGGCCAGCGCGGCCGGTCTGGTCGCGATGTCCTTCCTGCCGCCCTATCCGGCGCTGCTGGCGCTGGCCGGGGTGGTGGGCCTGGCCAGCGGGCCGATCTCGCCGCTGACCAACCTGGCCACTCAGCTGCGGTCGGCGCCGGAGCTGCGCGGGCGGGTCATGGGGATCATGACCTCCGCCGGGTACGTCGGCGGCCCGGTCGGGCACCTGCTCGGCGGCCCGCTGGTGCAGCGGCTGGGGCCCGAGGGCGCGTTCGCGGTGCTGGCCGGGGTGTTGTTCCTGCTCGTGCTCGGCGCGTCCTGGCTGCCCGCGCTGCGCGGGTTCGACCGGTTGTCAGCCACTGCCTGA
- a CDS encoding MaoC family dehydratase has product MTAMQLKPDELAELAGTSLGYSGWRQITQDRITRFAEATDDHQWIHLDPEQCAQGPYGRPIAHGFLILSLLPAFIGEVFEVAGVALSLNYRVDKVRFRKPVAAGEWIRAKVGIGAVRQRPHGYLEVTATVSVELDDGSVACTAEQTSLYPGTG; this is encoded by the coding sequence ATGACCGCGATGCAGCTCAAACCGGACGAGCTGGCCGAGCTGGCCGGGACCAGCCTCGGCTACAGCGGCTGGCGGCAGATCACCCAGGACCGGATCACCCGGTTCGCCGAGGCCACCGACGACCACCAGTGGATCCACCTGGACCCCGAGCAGTGCGCGCAGGGGCCCTACGGCAGGCCGATCGCGCACGGCTTCCTGATCCTGTCCCTGCTGCCGGCCTTCATCGGCGAGGTGTTCGAGGTCGCGGGCGTCGCGCTGAGCCTGAACTACCGGGTGGACAAGGTGCGCTTCCGCAAGCCGGTCGCGGCCGGGGAGTGGATCAGGGCGAAGGTCGGCATCGGCGCGGTCCGGCAGCGCCCGCACGGCTACCTGGAGGTCACCGCCACGGTGTCGGTGGAGCTGGACGACGGCTCGGTGGCCTGCACGGCGGAGCAGACCAGCCTCTACCCGGGCACGGGGTAG
- a CDS encoding SET domain-containing protein-lysine N-methyltransferase, whose protein sequence is MTSMIVATADGLGGMAFVPLAAIPEGAVVASITDRVEHTAPTKYTIQVSRDRHVDAAEVRYLNHSCRPNAVVDTVHNVVVATSPIAEGEQVTFFYPATEWEMADPFSCGCGHDNCLGEIAGAAFLPGAVLSGYQLSPHIAELVAERDR, encoded by the coding sequence ATGACCTCCATGATCGTGGCCACGGCCGATGGCTTGGGCGGCATGGCTTTTGTGCCACTGGCCGCCATTCCCGAGGGGGCGGTGGTCGCCTCGATCACCGACCGGGTGGAGCACACCGCGCCGACGAAGTACACCATCCAGGTGTCGCGGGACCGGCACGTCGACGCGGCGGAGGTGCGCTACCTCAACCACTCCTGCCGCCCGAACGCGGTGGTGGACACCGTGCACAACGTGGTGGTGGCGACCAGCCCGATCGCCGAGGGCGAGCAGGTCACCTTCTTCTACCCGGCCACGGAGTGGGAGATGGCCGATCCGTTCAGCTGCGGCTGCGGCCACGACAACTGCCTCGGTGAGATCGCCGGAGCCGCGTTCCTGCCGGGCGCGGTCCTCTCCGGCTACCAGCTCAGCCCGCACATCGCCGAGCTCGTGGCCGAACGCGACCGCTGA
- a CDS encoding SGNH/GDSL hydrolase family protein: MTVRRVGRVPAILVAISAVVAMAWVVPPPQLRILPLGDSITGAPGCWRAELWHRLRERGHTAIDFVGTRTGGSCGTTYDRDHAGYSGFRATVIARENLLPSWLATARPDVVLIHLGTNDLWHGVGTEAVLAAYGKLVEQIRAHNPVTRILLAQIIPMAPRGCASCGQRVVALNRAIPGWAAARSTARSPIVVVDQWTGFDPAADTNDGVHPVDSGFRKIAARWFPAVAAALATPVTSPR, translated from the coding sequence ATGACGGTGCGCAGAGTCGGCAGAGTTCCGGCGATCCTGGTCGCGATCAGCGCGGTGGTCGCCATGGCCTGGGTGGTGCCACCGCCACAGCTGCGCATCCTGCCGCTGGGCGACTCGATCACCGGCGCGCCGGGCTGCTGGCGCGCCGAGCTCTGGCACCGGTTGCGGGAGCGCGGGCACACCGCCATCGACTTCGTCGGCACCAGGACCGGCGGCAGCTGCGGCACGACCTACGACCGGGACCACGCCGGCTACAGCGGCTTCCGGGCCACCGTGATCGCCAGGGAGAACCTGCTGCCGTCCTGGCTGGCCACCGCCAGACCCGATGTGGTGCTGATTCATTTGGGTACCAACGACCTGTGGCACGGGGTCGGCACCGAGGCGGTGCTGGCCGCCTACGGGAAGCTGGTCGAGCAGATCCGCGCGCACAACCCGGTCACCCGGATCCTGCTCGCCCAGATCATCCCGATGGCGCCGCGCGGCTGCGCGTCCTGCGGGCAGCGGGTGGTGGCGCTGAACCGGGCGATCCCCGGCTGGGCGGCGGCGCGGTCCACGGCGCGCTCGCCGATCGTGGTGGTGGACCAGTGGACCGGGTTCGACCCCGCCGCCGACACCAACGATGGCGTGCACCCGGTCGACTCCGGTTTCCGCAAGATAGCCGCCCGCTGGTTTCCCGCGGTGGCCGCGGCCCTCGCGACGCCCGTTACGTCACCCAGGTGA
- the fabI gene encoding enoyl-ACP reductase FabI: MGLLSGKRLLVTGVITESSIAFRVAEAAQREGAQVVLTGYGRLSLVRRIAARLPEPAPVLELDVTNDEQLASLTDRLLPHLTGLDGVLHSIAFAPAGALGGNFLHTTRQEAATAFGVSTYSLQALTTATLPLLTEGASVVGLDFDAGQAWSGYDWMGVAKAGLESCARYLAGYLGPRGIRVNLVAAGPLRTVAARNIAGEPGSGEGLDGDWPQRAPLGWDCADATPVAKACVALFSDLFPATTGEIIHVDGGAHAMGDRLTSRLSRGAAR; encoded by the coding sequence ATGGGACTGCTCAGCGGCAAAAGACTGCTGGTCACCGGCGTGATCACCGAGTCCTCCATCGCGTTCCGGGTGGCCGAGGCGGCGCAGCGGGAAGGCGCGCAGGTGGTGCTGACCGGCTACGGGCGGCTGTCCCTGGTGCGCCGGATCGCGGCCCGGCTGCCGGAGCCCGCGCCCGTGCTGGAGCTCGACGTCACCAACGACGAACAGTTGGCCAGCCTGACCGACCGGCTGCTGCCGCACCTGACCGGGCTGGACGGGGTACTGCACTCGATCGCCTTCGCCCCGGCGGGCGCGCTGGGCGGCAACTTCCTGCACACCACCAGGCAGGAGGCCGCGACCGCCTTCGGTGTCTCCACCTACTCGCTGCAGGCGCTGACCACCGCCACGCTGCCGCTGCTGACCGAGGGCGCCTCGGTGGTCGGACTGGACTTCGACGCTGGTCAGGCCTGGTCCGGCTATGACTGGATGGGGGTGGCCAAGGCCGGGCTGGAGTCCTGCGCCCGCTACCTGGCCGGTTACCTGGGGCCGCGCGGGATCCGGGTCAACCTGGTCGCGGCCGGGCCGCTGCGCACGGTGGCCGCGCGCAACATCGCGGGCGAGCCGGGCAGCGGCGAGGGCCTGGACGGGGACTGGCCGCAGCGCGCGCCGCTGGGCTGGGACTGCGCGGACGCCACCCCGGTGGCCAAGGCCTGCGTGGCGCTGTTCTCCGACCTGTTCCCGGCCACCACCGGGGAGATCATCCACGTCGACGGCGGCGCGCACGCCATGGGCGACCGGCTGACCAGCCGGCTGAGCAGGGGAGCCGCCCGATGA
- a CDS encoding OmpA family protein has product MKTLVIAVKAVVVAVVLAACTEGDTCACTAADRGSVAYVLGTHANRPAVASPDLLDDAVDRQATLAVVRADGKPEVVITADLVSRAPGPDARNKEVRDRKADLRAKLSSVRPTTAELDLLAAIELGARSLERKPKTMVVESSGLSTAGALSFGKPGMLMAAPKEVADALERGGHLPILGGIRVTLRGLGDVMPPQQVLSTPERSNLIAIWKEVLTRAGADVQPPDQRPMNGPAWTEVPPVATVPVTPASVDLGRLEDRETRPLPAAAFFVADSADLLDRADAVEVLRLFAEHVRRSGGRLDLVGTTARVGDRSGQVSLSTDRANALRTLLVDELGVPGDRVGASGVGSFHPDYVVDHDDQGHLLPDKAALNRTVRVTVHN; this is encoded by the coding sequence ATGAAGACGCTCGTCATCGCGGTGAAAGCCGTCGTAGTCGCGGTCGTGCTGGCCGCTTGTACGGAGGGCGACACATGTGCGTGCACGGCAGCCGATCGAGGGTCGGTCGCGTACGTCCTTGGGACACACGCGAACCGTCCCGCAGTCGCCTCGCCGGACCTCCTGGATGACGCTGTGGACCGACAGGCGACTCTGGCTGTCGTCCGGGCCGACGGCAAGCCCGAGGTCGTGATCACCGCCGATCTGGTGTCGCGGGCGCCTGGCCCTGACGCCCGGAACAAGGAAGTGCGGGACCGGAAGGCGGATCTGCGCGCCAAGCTGTCCTCCGTGCGCCCCACCACTGCGGAACTCGACCTGCTTGCGGCGATCGAACTGGGCGCGCGGTCATTGGAACGGAAGCCGAAGACCATGGTGGTCGAGTCGAGCGGCCTGTCGACCGCCGGCGCCCTCTCCTTCGGCAAGCCGGGCATGCTGATGGCTGCACCCAAGGAGGTCGCCGACGCGCTGGAGCGCGGTGGCCACCTGCCCATCCTCGGCGGGATCCGGGTAACGCTGCGCGGCCTTGGCGATGTCATGCCGCCGCAGCAGGTGCTCAGCACCCCCGAGCGGTCGAACCTCATCGCCATCTGGAAGGAGGTGCTGACCAGGGCGGGCGCCGACGTGCAACCGCCGGACCAGCGGCCCATGAACGGTCCGGCCTGGACCGAGGTACCACCGGTGGCGACCGTGCCGGTCACCCCGGCTTCGGTGGACTTGGGGCGGCTGGAGGACCGGGAGACCCGTCCACTTCCAGCCGCAGCGTTCTTCGTCGCGGACAGCGCCGATTTGCTCGACCGTGCCGACGCCGTGGAGGTGCTCCGGCTGTTCGCCGAGCACGTCCGGCGCTCCGGTGGGCGCCTCGACCTGGTCGGCACTACGGCCAGGGTGGGCGACCGGTCAGGCCAGGTGTCGCTGTCAACCGATCGCGCGAACGCCTTGCGCACCCTGCTGGTCGACGAGCTGGGGGTACCGGGGGACCGGGTCGGCGCCTCCGGCGTCGGCAGCTTTCACCCCGACTACGTCGTGGACCACGACGACCAGGGGCACCTGTTGCCGGATAAGGCAGCTCTCAACCGCACCGTGCGCGTAACTGTCCACAACTGA
- the fabG gene encoding 3-oxoacyl-ACP reductase FabG, which yields MTGRVALVSGGNRGIGLATARALADAGDRVVIAARKAGDFGGGLHSVRCDVDDNDSVTEAFTQVERDLGRVEVLVANAGIVRDGLLMSQSDEDFRAVLETNLLGAVRLVRRALRGMLRGHGRIVLVSSVSALTGSRGQTGYAAAKAGLIGLARSLALETKARDITVNVVAPGWIDTDMTADLPEPVRKKGELEVPLGRFGRPEEVAAAIRFLTSREAGYITGAVLPVDGGLGMGL from the coding sequence ATGACGGGCCGGGTAGCGCTCGTCAGCGGCGGTAACAGGGGTATCGGACTGGCGACCGCGCGGGCGCTGGCCGATGCGGGCGACCGGGTTGTCATCGCCGCCAGGAAAGCCGGTGACTTCGGCGGCGGGCTGCACTCGGTGCGCTGCGACGTGGACGACAACGACAGCGTCACCGAGGCGTTCACGCAGGTAGAACGGGATCTGGGCCGGGTGGAGGTGCTGGTGGCCAACGCGGGCATCGTCCGCGACGGGCTGCTGATGAGCCAGTCCGACGAGGACTTCCGCGCGGTGCTGGAGACCAACCTGCTGGGTGCGGTGCGCTTGGTCCGGCGGGCGCTGCGCGGCATGCTGCGCGGGCACGGGCGGATCGTGCTGGTCTCCTCGGTCTCCGCGCTCACCGGCTCGCGCGGCCAGACCGGCTACGCCGCGGCCAAGGCCGGACTGATCGGCCTGGCCAGGTCGCTGGCCCTGGAGACCAAGGCGCGGGACATCACGGTGAACGTGGTCGCGCCCGGCTGGATCGACACCGACATGACCGCTGACCTGCCCGAACCCGTCCGCAAGAAGGGCGAGCTGGAGGTGCCGCTCGGCCGCTTCGGCAGGCCCGAGGAGGTGGCCGCGGCGATCCGCTTCCTGACCAGCCGGGAGGCCGGCTACATCACCGGCGCGGTGCTGCCGGTGGACGGCGGACTGGGGATGGGGCTGTAG
- the fabF gene encoding beta-ketoacyl-ACP synthase II, which translates to MPDPGRDGPRRVVITGCGAVTPVGLTVEEHWSSLLAGRSGIGLIERFDAGDLPVRIGAEVKGFDPGEYLERTVYRRLDVSTQYGVAAAVQAAEAAKLVIDPELAPKVGVYVGSSAGPAQLTWDTSIKLHERGPRGISPFFFATSGSESSAGEIALKLGAHGPAANMSTACATGATCIGEALRLIQLGVTDVMIAGGAEASVTRLNIAGAAASRALSRRNEEPERACRPFDRDRDGFVMGEGAGVVVLEEAEHARRRGAPILAELAGYGATTDAYHLTAPHPEGRGAKAAMRTALDGAGVAPSEVDYINAHGTGTALNDAAEAAAIRAVFGERAPQIPVSSTKSMTGHLISGAGAVELITAVMAIRDNVVPPTLNCDHPDDPGLNFVPHTAQQHRTDVVMSNSFGFGGHNAVLLARRWEGN; encoded by the coding sequence ATGCCTGATCCCGGCAGAGACGGACCACGTCGAGTGGTCATCACCGGTTGCGGGGCGGTGACCCCGGTCGGGTTGACCGTCGAGGAGCACTGGAGCTCGCTGCTGGCCGGTCGCAGCGGCATCGGACTGATCGAGCGCTTCGACGCCGGTGACCTACCGGTGCGGATCGGGGCCGAGGTCAAGGGCTTCGACCCCGGCGAGTACCTGGAACGGACGGTGTACCGGCGGCTGGACGTCAGCACCCAGTACGGGGTGGCCGCGGCCGTGCAGGCGGCCGAGGCGGCGAAGCTGGTGATCGATCCGGAGCTCGCGCCGAAGGTCGGCGTCTACGTCGGCTCCTCGGCCGGTCCGGCCCAGCTGACCTGGGACACCAGCATCAAGCTGCACGAGCGGGGACCGCGCGGGATCAGCCCGTTCTTCTTCGCCACCAGCGGTTCGGAGAGCAGCGCGGGGGAGATCGCGCTGAAGCTGGGCGCGCACGGCCCGGCGGCGAACATGAGCACGGCCTGCGCCACCGGGGCCACCTGCATCGGCGAGGCGCTGCGGCTGATCCAGCTCGGCGTCACCGACGTGATGATCGCCGGTGGCGCGGAGGCCAGCGTCACCCGGCTCAACATCGCCGGGGCGGCCGCCTCGCGGGCGTTGTCCCGCCGCAACGAGGAGCCGGAGCGGGCCTGCCGGCCGTTCGACCGGGACCGGGACGGGTTCGTGATGGGCGAGGGCGCGGGGGTGGTGGTGCTGGAGGAGGCCGAGCACGCCCGGCGGCGGGGCGCGCCGATCCTGGCCGAGCTGGCCGGTTACGGGGCCACCACCGACGCCTACCACCTCACCGCGCCGCATCCGGAGGGCCGCGGCGCCAAGGCGGCGATGCGGACCGCGCTGGACGGCGCGGGGGTGGCACCGTCCGAAGTGGACTACATCAACGCGCACGGCACCGGCACCGCGCTCAACGACGCGGCCGAGGCCGCGGCCATCCGCGCGGTCTTCGGCGAGCGCGCGCCGCAGATCCCGGTCAGCTCCACCAAGTCCATGACCGGGCACCTGATCTCCGGGGCCGGGGCGGTCGAGCTGATCACCGCGGTCATGGCGATCAGGGACAACGTGGTGCCGCCGACCCTCAACTGCGACCACCCCGATGACCCCGGCCTGAACTTCGTGCCGCACACCGCACAGCAGCACCGCACCGATGTCGTGATGAGCAACTCGTTCGGATTCGGCGGGCACAACGCGGTGCTCCTGGCCCGGCGCTGGGAAGGGAACTGA
- a CDS encoding class I adenylate-forming enzyme family protein, with protein MLKRLLCADSVQSSEELRDRVVRIAQVLTESHGVTPGTRVLLKAENSAAFVTVLLALIHAGASTVLIDPGQRAAETARAAGLAKVRLAVVDDEDTENIPWLPMVSGFELLAAAAARPPTGTAFELSTWAGLPDALVTWSSGSTGEPKGIVKSGRAMLRNLQRTIDRMGYGPDDVLLPLLPFSHQYGLSLVLISVLAGCSLAVAPYRRLDRSVRMAGRVGATVVDATPSVFHLLLNLVERSPELASDLGRVRMYCTGGAPLPVQVTERFRARFGRPLLDGYGSTEIGNVSFATPANPVACGQVLPGVRVRVATEDGEAAGPNTVGDLWVSTPDRFTGYLGPDGEIVPSGKGWYRTADLALLDEHGNLSVLGRESAVHRSGHTLYPEIIERTAAQCGALVKVVPVPDPQLGHRLVFFVEDAQDRPATYWRERVCAVLPPFEQPNRLLVLAEFPLTGNGKTDWRRLLAIAEDAGPREERAAERDLSPAM; from the coding sequence ATGCTCAAGCGTTTGCTGTGCGCCGATTCGGTGCAGAGTTCCGAGGAATTACGGGACCGGGTGGTCCGGATAGCCCAAGTGCTCACCGAGTCCCACGGGGTCACCCCGGGAACCAGGGTGCTGCTGAAGGCGGAGAACTCGGCCGCCTTCGTCACCGTGCTGCTCGCGCTGATCCACGCGGGCGCCTCCACCGTGCTCATCGATCCCGGCCAGCGGGCGGCGGAGACCGCGCGGGCCGCCGGGCTGGCCAAGGTGCGGCTGGCGGTGGTCGACGACGAGGACACCGAGAACATCCCGTGGCTGCCCATGGTCTCCGGGTTCGAGCTGCTGGCCGCCGCGGCCGCCCGCCCGCCGACCGGGACCGCCTTCGAGCTCAGCACCTGGGCCGGGCTGCCGGACGCGCTGGTCACCTGGTCGTCGGGGTCCACCGGCGAGCCCAAGGGCATCGTGAAGTCCGGCCGGGCCATGCTGCGCAACCTGCAGCGCACCATCGACCGGATGGGCTACGGCCCGGACGACGTGCTGCTGCCGCTGCTGCCGTTCTCCCACCAGTACGGGCTGTCCCTGGTGCTGATCTCGGTGCTGGCCGGCTGTTCGCTGGCGGTGGCCCCCTACCGCAGGCTGGACCGCTCGGTGCGGATGGCCGGGCGGGTCGGCGCGACCGTGGTGGACGCCACGCCGAGTGTGTTCCACCTGCTGCTCAACCTGGTGGAGCGCAGCCCGGAGCTGGCCAGCGACCTGGGCCGGGTGCGGATGTACTGCACCGGAGGGGCGCCGCTGCCGGTGCAGGTGACCGAGCGGTTCCGGGCCCGCTTCGGCAGGCCGCTGCTGGACGGCTACGGCAGCACCGAGATCGGCAACGTCTCCTTCGCCACCCCGGCGAACCCGGTCGCCTGCGGCCAGGTCCTGCCGGGGGTGCGGGTGCGGGTGGCCACCGAGGACGGGGAGGCGGCCGGGCCGAACACCGTCGGCGACCTCTGGGTGTCCACGCCGGACCGGTTCACCGGCTACCTGGGGCCCGACGGCGAGATCGTGCCCTCGGGCAAGGGCTGGTACCGCACCGCGGACCTGGCCCTGCTCGACGAGCACGGGAACCTCTCGGTGCTGGGCCGGGAGTCGGCCGTGCACCGCTCGGGGCACACGCTCTACCCGGAGATCATCGAGCGCACCGCGGCCCAGTGCGGCGCGCTGGTGAAGGTGGTCCCGGTGCCCGATCCGCAGCTGGGCCACCGCCTGGTCTTCTTCGTCGAGGACGCCCAGGACCGGCCCGCGACCTACTGGCGGGAACGGGTGTGCGCGGTGCTGCCGCCGTTCGAGCAGCCCAACCGGCTGCTGGTGCTGGCGGAGTTCCCGTTGACCGGCAACGGAAAGACCGACTGGCGGCGGCTGCTGGCCATCGCCGAGGACGCGGGACCGCGGGAGGAGCGCGCGGCCGAGCGCGACCTCTCCCCCGCGATGTGA
- a CDS encoding EamA family transporter, with translation MTAIVLVLLAAVMHALWNFAAKRAGTGGAPFVWLYQVASVVICGPAAVLAFVFGDTPAQWTWLLAVAVSAVLHAAYALVLQHGYAVGDMSVVYPVARGSGPLLTVLAAVLVLGERPGWTGLLGAGAIVAGVFVIGLGPTGRRGALNTSLLYGGLTGVAIAGYTLWDAYSVTTLAVPPLVYFCLGSLAQSLFLTPVALRQPERTRAVWRAHRTEVLVIAVLSPLAYVLVLYAMRLAPLSVVAPMRELSIVLGAFLAWRWFGEANPVRRLIGAALVLAGIAAVATA, from the coding sequence GTGACCGCGATCGTCCTGGTACTGCTGGCAGCGGTGATGCACGCGCTGTGGAACTTCGCCGCCAAGCGCGCCGGGACGGGCGGAGCGCCGTTCGTGTGGCTCTACCAGGTCGCCTCGGTGGTGATCTGCGGCCCGGCCGCCGTGCTCGCCTTCGTCTTCGGCGACACCCCGGCCCAGTGGACCTGGCTGCTCGCGGTCGCGGTCAGCGCCGTGCTGCACGCCGCCTACGCGCTGGTGCTCCAGCACGGCTACGCCGTCGGCGACATGTCGGTGGTCTACCCGGTGGCCCGCGGCAGCGGCCCGCTGCTGACCGTGCTGGCCGCGGTGCTGGTGCTCGGCGAACGCCCCGGCTGGACCGGACTGCTCGGCGCGGGCGCGATCGTGGCCGGGGTGTTCGTGATCGGCCTCGGCCCCACCGGCCGGCGCGGCGCGCTGAACACCAGCCTGCTCTACGGCGGACTGACCGGCGTCGCGATCGCCGGGTACACCCTGTGGGACGCCTACTCGGTGACCACCCTCGCGGTCCCGCCGCTGGTCTACTTCTGCCTCGGTTCCCTTGCCCAGAGCCTGTTCCTGACCCCGGTTGCGCTGCGGCAGCCCGAACGCACCCGCGCGGTGTGGCGGGCGCACCGCACCGAGGTCCTGGTGATCGCGGTGCTCTCCCCACTGGCCTACGTGCTGGTGCTGTACGCGATGCGGCTGGCCCCGCTCAGTGTGGTCGCACCGATGCGGGAACTGTCCATTGTGCTCGGCGCGTTCCTGGCCTGGCGCTGGTTCGGCGAGGCGAACCCGGTGCGCAGACTCATCGGCGCGGCCCTGGTGCTGGCCGGAATCGCCGCGGTGGCCACGGCCTGA
- a CDS encoding Glu/Leu/Phe/Val dehydrogenase dimerization domain-containing protein yields the protein MTERPHLRLTWFDDRTEATGHLVIDTLGLGVASGGLRMRPGCTMAEVAALARAMTLKEALVYEPGRRYLPFGGAKGGIDFDPRHPEAPGVLRRFVEAVRPLLATHWAVGEDLGTSQEAIDEAVAAAGLRSCVHAALRHVPDGAEAGLDRVARAFAVEVDGLGLGDSVGGYGVVQAVLATLAEHGETPAGKTAVVQGFGSMGGAAARYLDRAGLRVVAIADRVGTVADPAGLDVAALLAGRSRDGLLPRENLPAGARLLDREEWRSCPADVLVTAAVSAAVTAANQAEVRGRYLVEAANVSVTAEAEAALLARGVVVVPDFLANLAANAWWWWTLFGDIGPTGAEAFAMIEKTMWRLAGAVFGSARQTGQTPRAAATAIAEGHRELLRDKLIHG from the coding sequence ATGACCGAGCGACCTCACCTGCGGCTGACCTGGTTCGACGACCGGACCGAGGCCACCGGCCACCTGGTGATCGACACCCTCGGCCTTGGCGTGGCCAGCGGCGGCCTGCGCATGCGGCCGGGCTGCACCATGGCCGAGGTGGCCGCGCTGGCGCGGGCGATGACCCTCAAGGAGGCCCTGGTCTACGAGCCGGGCCGCCGGTACCTGCCCTTCGGCGGGGCCAAGGGCGGCATCGACTTCGACCCCCGGCACCCGGAGGCGCCCGGGGTGCTGCGCCGGTTCGTCGAGGCGGTGCGTCCGCTGCTGGCGACGCACTGGGCGGTCGGCGAGGACCTGGGCACCAGCCAGGAGGCCATCGACGAGGCGGTCGCCGCGGCCGGGCTGCGTTCCTGTGTGCACGCCGCGCTCCGGCACGTGCCCGACGGCGCGGAGGCCGGACTGGACCGGGTGGCCAGGGCGTTCGCCGTCGAGGTGGACGGGCTGGGGCTGGGTGACAGCGTCGGCGGTTACGGCGTGGTGCAGGCGGTGCTGGCCACGCTGGCCGAGCACGGCGAGACCCCGGCCGGGAAAACCGCGGTGGTGCAAGGCTTCGGCTCGATGGGCGGGGCCGCCGCGCGCTACCTGGACCGGGCCGGGCTGCGGGTGGTGGCCATCGCCGACCGGGTGGGCACGGTGGCCGACCCGGCCGGGCTGGACGTGGCCGCGCTGCTGGCCGGGCGCAGCCGGGACGGCCTGCTGCCCAGGGAGAACCTGCCAGCGGGCGCGCGGTTGCTCGACCGCGAGGAATGGCGGTCCTGCCCGGCGGATGTGCTGGTGACCGCGGCGGTGTCGGCGGCGGTCACCGCGGCCAACCAGGCGGAGGTGCGCGGCCGGTACCTGGTGGAGGCGGCCAACGTCTCGGTCACCGCCGAGGCGGAGGCGGCGCTGCTGGCCCGCGGAGTTGTTGTGGTGCCGGACTTCCTGGCCAACCTGGCGGCCAACGCCTGGTGGTGGTGGACGCTGTTCGGCGACATCGGCCCGACCGGGGCGGAGGCCTTCGCCATGATCGAGAAGACCATGTGGCGGCTGGCCGGCGCGGTGTTCGGCTCGGCGCGGCAGACCGGCCAGACGCCTCGGGCGGCGGCCACCGCTATCGCCGAGGGCCACCGGGAGTTGTTGCGGGACAAGCTGATCCACGGGTGA
- a CDS encoding acyl carrier protein: protein MRPKYDEVLAGLTKILHEVAGVPVEDVRPEKSFGDELDIDSLTLVEVLLMVEEQFEVRIPDDDALGLKTVEDTVSYILARG from the coding sequence GTGCGTCCAAAATACGACGAGGTCCTGGCCGGTTTGACGAAGATCCTGCACGAAGTCGCGGGTGTCCCGGTGGAGGATGTCCGGCCGGAGAAGTCCTTCGGGGATGAACTGGACATCGACTCACTGACCTTGGTGGAAGTGCTGCTGATGGTCGAGGAGCAGTTCGAGGTCCGCATTCCGGACGACGACGCACTTGGCCTCAAGACCGTCGAGGACACCGTGAGCTACATCCTCGCCCGCGGCTGA